Proteins found in one Seonamhaeicola sp. S2-3 genomic segment:
- a CDS encoding RNA methyltransferase: protein MKEITSTQNAFVKQLVQLKEKSRERRKTGTFLIEGQREISLAIKGGYELETLLFYPELFSEESLHSLTKHPINLIEISKEVYQKLAYRETTEGVLAVAKSKINSLEQLKFTTKAPLILVAEAPEKPGNIGALLRTADAAHVDAVIIANPKTDLYNPNIIRSSVGCVFTNQIATGSTAEIIEFLKQKNINIYAAILQESVAYHTQDFTKPTAIIVGTEATGLSEEWRIHATQNIIIPMQGEIDSMNVSVAAGILIFEAKRQRNFQ from the coding sequence ATGAAAGAAATAACAAGTACACAAAACGCTTTTGTAAAGCAGTTGGTTCAATTAAAAGAAAAATCGCGTGAGCGAAGAAAAACAGGAACATTTTTAATTGAAGGACAACGCGAAATTTCTCTAGCTATAAAAGGTGGTTATGAGTTAGAAACTCTGTTGTTTTATCCAGAACTGTTTTCTGAAGAATCATTACATAGCTTAACCAAGCACCCCATAAACCTTATAGAGATTTCAAAAGAAGTCTATCAAAAATTAGCATACCGAGAAACTACTGAAGGAGTTTTAGCGGTTGCTAAATCTAAAATAAACAGCTTAGAGCAATTAAAATTCACTACTAAAGCTCCTTTAATTTTGGTTGCCGAAGCCCCAGAAAAACCTGGAAATATTGGAGCACTTTTAAGAACTGCCGATGCCGCCCATGTTGATGCTGTAATTATTGCCAACCCTAAAACAGATTTATATAACCCAAACATTATAAGGTCTAGTGTGGGCTGTGTATTTACAAATCAAATAGCTACGGGCTCTACCGCAGAAATTATTGAGTTTTTAAAACAAAAAAATATTAATATTTACGCTGCAATTTTACAAGAATCTGTTGCATATCACACTCAAGATTTCACAAAACCAACTGCTATTATTGTAGGAACAGAAGCAACGGGCTTAAGTGAAGAATGGCGAATACATGCTACACAAAATATTATAATACCCATGCAGGGAGAAATAGATTCTATGAATGTGTCTGTTGCTGCTGGAATTCTTATTTTTGAAGCCAAAAGACAACGAAATTTTCAATAA
- a CDS encoding M48 family metallopeptidase: protein MTATTLFYTIIAIIIISFIVDKVLDALNAKHFNDALPPELQDVYDETEYKKSQSYKATKYKFGLLTSTFSIVLTLGFLLLDGFEFVDNIARNYSTNPIIIALIFFGIIMIASDILTTPFSYYSTFVIEEKFGFNKTTIKTFFLDKLKGWLMMVILGGGILALIIWFYQVTGKHFWLYAWGLITVFTVFMNMFYSKLIVPLFNKQTPLEAGDLRDKISAYAKTVGFKLDKIFVIDGSKRSTKANAYFSGFGSEKRVTLFDTLINDLEDEEIVAVLAHEVGHYKKKHIIFNLVASILLTGLTLYILSLFISNPLLSNALGVEKASFHVGLIAFMLLYSPISEITGLIMNIFSRKFEYQADDYAKNTYKGEPLITSLKKLSKNSLSNLTPHPAYVFMHYSHPTLLQRIKNLRK, encoded by the coding sequence ATGACAGCAACTACACTTTTCTATACTATAATTGCCATAATCATCATTAGTTTTATAGTAGATAAAGTTTTAGATGCTTTAAACGCTAAACATTTTAATGATGCTTTGCCACCAGAATTACAAGATGTTTATGATGAAACCGAATATAAAAAGTCGCAAAGCTACAAGGCTACCAAGTATAAATTTGGTTTATTAACCTCTACATTTTCAATAGTTTTAACACTTGGTTTTTTATTACTAGATGGTTTTGAATTTGTTGATAATATAGCAAGGAACTACAGTACAAACCCTATTATTATTGCTTTAATTTTCTTCGGAATTATTATGATTGCTAGCGATATTTTAACAACCCCTTTTTCATACTACAGCACCTTTGTAATTGAAGAAAAATTTGGGTTTAATAAAACCACAATAAAAACCTTCTTTTTAGATAAACTAAAAGGTTGGCTTATGATGGTTATCTTGGGCGGTGGTATTTTAGCCTTAATTATTTGGTTTTACCAAGTTACAGGCAAACACTTTTGGTTGTATGCTTGGGGGCTAATTACTGTTTTTACAGTTTTTATGAATATGTTTTACTCTAAACTAATTGTGCCTTTATTTAATAAACAAACCCCTTTAGAGGCTGGCGATTTACGAGATAAAATTTCGGCCTATGCTAAAACAGTTGGCTTTAAGTTAGATAAAATTTTTGTTATTGATGGCTCTAAACGCAGCACCAAAGCCAACGCCTATTTTTCTGGTTTTGGTAGCGAAAAACGTGTAACGCTTTTTGATACGTTAATAAACGATTTAGAGGATGAAGAAATTGTTGCTGTTTTAGCCCACGAAGTTGGACATTACAAAAAGAAACACATTATTTTTAATTTGGTGGCTTCTATTTTACTAACGGGTTTAACACTTTATATTTTATCGTTGTTTATTTCAAATCCGTTATTATCTAATGCTTTAGGTGTTGAAAAAGCTAGTTTTCATGTAGGGCTTATTGCTTTTATGTTACTCTACTCGCCTATTTCTGAAATTACTGGATTAATAATGAACATATTCTCTAGAAAATTTGAATATCAAGCCGATGATTATGCTAAAAACACTTACAAAGGTGAACCTCTAATTACCAGCCTTAAAAAACTTTCTAAAAATAGTTTGAGTAACTTAACACCTCACCCAGCTTATGTGTTTATGCATTACTCCCACCCTACACTATTACAGCGTATTAAGAATTTGAGAAAGTAA
- a CDS encoding DUF6503 family protein, whose protein sequence is MKFIKLIIVLALAFVSCKKNSEKAPVEITDYKTETLDVTTSIYPENLTKVFDAHGGIDAWRQFQFLEFTMEKPDGNEITKTDLKNRKALIEMPNHTIGFDGENVWLNSKDDSEFKGANPKFYYNLMFYFYAMPFILADDGIIYGEAKPLEFEGKTYPGISISYHDGVGESSEDEYVLYYNPDTYRMEWLGYTVTFFTNEKSKELHFRRYNNWQEVGGLLLPKSIVRYNYANNLPTTVHSENLFSNIKISKEKPNQDIFIKPESAKIVE, encoded by the coding sequence ATGAAGTTTATCAAATTAATTATTGTTCTTGCTTTAGCCTTTGTTTCTTGTAAAAAAAATTCTGAAAAAGCACCCGTTGAAATCACAGATTATAAAACAGAAACTCTAGATGTTACTACCAGTATTTATCCAGAAAACTTAACCAAAGTATTTGATGCTCATGGTGGTATTGATGCTTGGAGACAATTTCAGTTTTTAGAATTTACAATGGAAAAACCTGATGGTAATGAAATAACTAAAACCGATTTAAAAAACAGGAAAGCCTTAATAGAAATGCCAAATCATACCATTGGTTTTGATGGTGAAAATGTTTGGTTAAACAGTAAAGACGACTCTGAATTTAAAGGAGCAAACCCTAAGTTTTACTACAACCTTATGTTTTATTTTTATGCAATGCCTTTTATTTTGGCCGATGATGGTATTATTTACGGTGAAGCAAAACCCTTAGAATTTGAAGGCAAAACCTATCCAGGAATTAGCATTTCTTACCATGATGGCGTAGGAGAGTCTTCAGAAGATGAATACGTACTTTATTATAACCCTGATACTTATAGAATGGAATGGTTGGGTTATACTGTTACGTTTTTTACCAATGAAAAAAGTAAAGAATTACATTTTAGACGTTATAATAATTGGCAAGAAGTAGGTGGTTTGTTATTGCCAAAATCAATTGTTAGGTATAACTATGCTAATAATTTACCAACAACGGTACATAGCGAAAATCTTTTTAGCAATATTAAAATTTCTAAAGAAAAACCAAATCAAGATATTTTTATTAAACCTGAAAGTGCTAAAATTGTAGAGTAA
- a CDS encoding phospholipase D family protein, which produces MAKFLNTTGVSYHLEELIRTTKDRLILISPYLQFHKRVKDHLENLNIQKRDIRIIYRENKLQVEESNWLEKQIGIRTSLCNSLHAKCYLNENEAIVTSMNLYSFSQQNNDEMGIHVTKEKDADLYNDIYNEVQRLLTISEEIRVSVKKIDKEIEKKTESTIKKVQENKDYSKSKLLSTKELSKLTGLSSRKVNKWFTDNKLMYKKEDDWITTKRGKETGGIEKNGQYGQFVVWPEDIAKHITE; this is translated from the coding sequence ATGGCAAAATTTTTAAACACTACAGGTGTTTCTTATCATTTAGAAGAACTAATTAGAACAACAAAAGACAGACTAATTTTAATAAGTCCATATCTGCAATTTCACAAAAGAGTAAAAGACCATTTGGAAAATCTAAACATTCAAAAAAGAGATATTCGAATAATTTACAGAGAGAATAAGTTACAAGTCGAGGAAAGTAATTGGTTGGAAAAGCAAATCGGAATTAGAACAAGTCTTTGTAATTCTCTTCACGCAAAATGTTATCTAAACGAAAACGAGGCAATCGTAACTTCAATGAATTTATATTCTTTTTCACAACAGAATAATGACGAGATGGGAATTCACGTTACGAAAGAAAAAGACGCTGATTTATACAATGACATTTATAACGAAGTTCAAAGATTATTAACGATTAGCGAAGAAATACGTGTTTCTGTAAAAAAAATTGATAAGGAAATTGAAAAGAAAACTGAAAGTACAATAAAGAAAGTTCAAGAGAATAAAGACTATTCAAAATCTAAATTATTGAGCACCAAAGAATTGTCAAAACTGACTGGGTTAAGCAGCCGGAAAGTTAATAAATGGTTTACCGACAATAAACTAATGTATAAGAAAGAGGACGATTGGATAACAACAAAGCGTGGAAAAGAAACTGGCGGAATTGAAAAAAATGGACAATATGGACAGTTTGTCGTTTGGCCAGAAGATATAGCAAAACATATAACTGAATAA
- a CDS encoding carboxypeptidase-like regulatory domain-containing protein, protein MKGYLLVICLLFTSAIVMAQDGEIAIGVVLNSANDKPLESVNIVNLNSVKGTTTNSKGEFKIPAKVNDTLHFSYLGFKSIKVRVTNDWLKFGSSEIKLTELALALEEVVVNQLRLTGYLEVDIMQVPEPNNNYRYQISGLPSSGYEASKPTTINKIIGSIFNPADFLHRMFGKKPNELRKLKKMKQDDEIRNLLASRFDREMLTALLKVEKVDLDEIVSQCNYSKGFIQTANDLQILDAISECYEEYKLLSRNRKRL, encoded by the coding sequence ATGAAAGGTTACCTGTTAGTTATTTGTTTACTGTTTACATCTGCTATAGTTATGGCACAAGATGGTGAAATAGCTATTGGTGTTGTTTTAAATTCGGCTAACGACAAACCTTTAGAGAGTGTAAATATTGTTAACCTAAATTCTGTTAAAGGAACCACCACAAACAGTAAAGGTGAATTTAAAATTCCAGCAAAGGTTAATGATACCTTGCATTTTTCTTATTTAGGATTTAAATCTATAAAAGTACGTGTTACTAACGACTGGTTAAAGTTTGGAAGTTCTGAAATTAAATTAACTGAGTTAGCCCTTGCTTTAGAAGAAGTAGTTGTAAACCAACTTAGGCTTACTGGTTATTTAGAGGTAGATATTATGCAAGTACCAGAACCTAACAATAATTACCGTTATCAAATTTCTGGGTTACCTAGCAGTGGTTATGAAGCATCAAAACCAACTACCATTAATAAAATAATTGGATCTATTTTTAACCCTGCCGATTTCTTACACCGTATGTTTGGTAAAAAACCAAACGAGTTACGAAAACTAAAAAAGATGAAACAAGATGATGAGATTAGAAATCTTTTGGCATCTCGTTTTGACAGAGAAATGCTTACGGCGCTTTTAAAAGTTGAGAAGGTTGATTTAGACGAAATTGTAAGTCAGTGTAACTACTCTAAAGGGTTTATACAAACTGCTAACGATTTACAAATTCTTGATGCCATTAGTGAATGTTACGAAGAATACAAATTACTTAGTAGAAACAGAAAAAGACTTTAA
- a CDS encoding aminoacyl-histidine dipeptidase gives MNSEIRQLQPTQLWNKFADLNAVPRASKKEERVIAFMKAFGENLGLETLVDEVGNVIIKKPATAGMENKTTVVMQSHLDMVHQKNNDTNFDFDTQGIDMYVEGDWVKAKGTTLGADNGLGVATIMAILESTNIPHPAIEALFTIDEETGMTGAMGLKGGLLTGGILLNLDTEEDNEIGVGCAGGIDVTATRTYNEEETPEFKIGFTIEVKGLQGGHSGMQIHEGLGNANKIMNRLLFDGFENFGLRISEIDGGGLRNAIPRESKAIVAIDAIHEDAFLLEMSLISNAIKKEFKTTEPDLDVVISKCDTPKKIMDLGVQEGVTRALYAAQNGVYRMSADIPDLVETSNNLARVLIKDGEIKILCLTRSSVESAKTDLANTLRATFELTGCEVEFSGDYPGWTPNMDSAILKVMTKLYEDLNGEKPHVAACHAGLECGILGTNYPDMDMISFGPNIKGAHSPDERAQISSVQKYWKFVLEILKHIPEV, from the coding sequence ATGAACTCAGAAATAAGACAATTACAACCAACCCAACTTTGGAATAAATTTGCCGATTTGAATGCTGTACCAAGAGCCTCAAAAAAAGAAGAACGCGTTATTGCTTTTATGAAAGCTTTTGGTGAAAATCTAGGATTAGAAACCCTAGTTGATGAGGTTGGTAATGTAATTATTAAAAAACCAGCCACTGCCGGAATGGAAAACAAAACCACTGTGGTCATGCAGTCGCATTTAGATATGGTACATCAAAAAAATAATGATACCAATTTTGATTTTGATACCCAAGGTATAGATATGTATGTAGAGGGAGACTGGGTAAAAGCTAAGGGTACTACTTTGGGAGCCGATAACGGTTTAGGAGTGGCAACCATTATGGCTATTTTAGAAAGTACCAATATTCCACACCCTGCTATTGAAGCCTTATTTACTATTGATGAAGAAACTGGTATGACAGGTGCTATGGGCTTAAAAGGCGGACTTTTAACTGGTGGTATTCTTTTAAATTTAGATACCGAAGAAGATAATGAAATAGGCGTGGGGTGCGCCGGAGGTATTGATGTTACTGCTACCAGAACTTATAACGAAGAAGAAACACCCGAATTTAAAATAGGATTTACCATTGAGGTAAAAGGTTTACAAGGCGGGCATTCTGGTATGCAAATTCACGAAGGATTAGGAAATGCCAATAAAATTATGAACCGCCTACTTTTTGATGGTTTTGAAAATTTTGGATTGCGTATTTCTGAAATAGATGGTGGCGGATTACGTAATGCTATTCCCAGAGAAAGTAAAGCTATAGTGGCTATAGATGCTATTCATGAAGATGCCTTTTTACTAGAAATGTCTTTAATTTCTAATGCAATTAAAAAAGAGTTTAAAACCACTGAGCCCGATTTAGATGTTGTTATTTCAAAATGTGATACACCAAAAAAAATCATGGATTTAGGAGTTCAAGAAGGTGTAACTAGAGCGCTTTATGCAGCTCAAAATGGGGTGTATAGAATGAGTGCTGATATTCCTGATTTGGTTGAAACATCTAATAATTTAGCAAGAGTGCTTATTAAGGATGGTGAAATTAAAATTTTGTGTTTAACACGCTCTTCAGTTGAAAGTGCTAAAACCGATTTAGCTAACACGTTAAGAGCAACTTTTGAGTTAACAGGTTGTGAAGTTGAGTTCTCTGGAGATTACCCTGGGTGGACTCCTAATATGGATTCGGCTATTTTAAAAGTAATGACAAAACTTTATGAAGATTTAAATGGCGAAAAGCCACATGTAGCAGCTTGTCATGCAGGTTTAGAATGTGGTATTTTAGGAACTAATTATCCAGATATGGACATGATTAGTTTTGGTCCCAATATTAAAGGTGCTCATTCGCCAGATGAACGTGCTCAAATTTCATCAGTGCAAAAATATTGGAAGTTTGTATTGGAGATTTTAAAGCATATTCCAGAGGTATAA
- a CDS encoding type II toxin-antitoxin system ParD family antitoxin, producing MPRQSISLTKPNDEWLKAQVDNKEYSSKSELVNDLIRQARKQQVEIDWIRAKLEKSENSGFTNDSKESILSQSKSLLNG from the coding sequence ATGCCAAGACAAAGTATATCTCTTACAAAACCGAATGACGAATGGTTAAAAGCCCAAGTTGATAACAAAGAGTATTCTAGCAAAAGTGAATTAGTTAATGACTTGATTAGACAAGCTAGAAAACAGCAAGTTGAAATTGATTGGATTAGAGCTAAACTGGAAAAATCTGAAAATAGCGGATTTACAAACGACAGTAAAGAAAGCATTTTATCCCAATCAAAGTCCTTACTAAATGGCTAA
- a CDS encoding DUF3810 domain-containing protein has product MFKNKKLVIALSLFPQYLLILWLSKNPEFVEAYYSNGLYVYISKVFRYMLGWMPFSFGDLVYTLGTVYVLRWLYKNRKRILKDTRRWIIDVASALAVLYFAFHLFWGYNYYRLPLHKNLNLEADYTTEQLVSVTKKLIEKSNALHLEITKNDTLKVTLPYTKQAIFKKTPEGYDNLKSDFSQLEYNPKSIKKSLFSYPLTYMGFSGYLNPLTNEAQVDGLIPTFKFPTTSAHEMAHQLGYAAENEANFIGFLASIHNDDIYFKYCGYTFGLRYCLNEIYRRDEALFEALGKTVNKGILKNYEEVRLFWETHENPIEPFFKIFYSNFLKANNQPKGMESYSYVVALLVNYFDTKTI; this is encoded by the coding sequence ATGTTTAAAAACAAAAAACTTGTTATAGCCCTAAGCTTATTTCCGCAATATTTACTGATTTTGTGGTTATCTAAAAACCCAGAATTTGTGGAGGCTTATTACAGTAACGGACTTTACGTTTACATTTCTAAAGTTTTTAGATACATGTTGGGCTGGATGCCGTTTTCTTTTGGCGATTTGGTTTATACCTTAGGCACAGTTTACGTATTACGCTGGCTCTATAAAAATAGAAAACGCATTCTTAAAGATACTAGAAGATGGATTATTGATGTTGCTAGTGCGCTTGCTGTTTTATACTTTGCTTTTCATTTGTTTTGGGGCTACAATTATTACCGTTTGCCTTTACACAAAAACTTAAATTTAGAAGCAGATTATACTACTGAGCAATTGGTTTCTGTTACAAAAAAATTAATTGAGAAATCTAATGCTTTACATTTAGAGATTACTAAAAACGATACTTTAAAGGTTACTTTACCATATACTAAACAAGCTATTTTTAAAAAAACACCTGAGGGGTATGATAACTTAAAATCTGATTTTTCTCAACTAGAGTATAACCCTAAAAGCATAAAAAAATCGTTGTTTAGTTACCCTTTAACTTATATGGGTTTTAGTGGCTATTTAAACCCTTTAACTAACGAAGCGCAGGTAGATGGATTAATTCCAACCTTTAAATTTCCTACTACATCGGCACATGAAATGGCACATCAATTGGGGTATGCTGCCGAAAATGAAGCTAATTTTATTGGGTTTTTGGCTTCTATTCATAATGATGATATTTACTTTAAATACTGCGGATACACCTTTGGCTTACGCTATTGCTTAAACGAAATTTACAGACGCGATGAAGCCCTTTTTGAAGCTCTAGGAAAGACTGTAAATAAAGGCATTTTGAAAAACTACGAAGAAGTTAGATTATTTTGGGAAACACACGAAAACCCTATAGAGCCCTTTTTTAAAATATTTTACAGCAATTTTTTAAAAGCAAATAATCAACCAAAAGGGATGGAAAGCTACAGTTATGTAGTGGCCCTTTTGGTTAATTATTTTGATACTAAAACAATATAA
- a CDS encoding SRPBCC family protein produces MKNVKMIFYVIIGIILLTLFVGLILPNERKAERTAIFSTSPESIFNLITDNRNWKWRSNLKEVQILESAGDNEIFKEIQKKGQAITFKVKSKIPYSRYEIEIIEANGFTGYWTGTLEETDNGGTELTFTEYATIKNPFIKVLSYLFFDLGSTIDQYLGDIAKAIGEEYNKHASDQQK; encoded by the coding sequence ATGAAAAACGTAAAGATGATATTTTATGTAATTATTGGAATTATCTTATTGACTTTATTTGTTGGGTTAATACTACCGAACGAACGAAAAGCAGAAAGAACTGCTATTTTTTCTACTTCACCTGAAAGTATTTTCAATTTAATAACTGATAACAGAAACTGGAAATGGAGAAGTAATCTAAAAGAGGTACAAATTCTTGAATCGGCTGGTGACAATGAAATTTTTAAGGAAATACAAAAAAAAGGACAAGCAATTACATTCAAAGTAAAAAGTAAAATTCCATATTCAAGATATGAAATCGAAATAATCGAAGCAAATGGATTTACAGGATATTGGACAGGAACATTAGAAGAAACTGATAATGGAGGAACAGAATTAACATTTACAGAATATGCAACAATAAAAAATCCGTTTATAAAAGTACTTTCCTATTTGTTCTTTGATTTGGGGTCAACTATAGATCAGTACCTTGGAGACATCGCAAAAGCAATAGGAGAAGAATATAATAAGCACGCCAGTGACCAACAAAAATGA
- a CDS encoding RNA methyltransferase, giving the protein MIDIKLVEYLESYLTENRRTRFNKVLSQRTKHFTVATEDVYQLHNTSAVIRSCDVFGIQEVNIVEEQNTKRIDREIAMGAQKWVDLNRYHSVKDCITDLKKEGYQIVATTPHTNDCELHDFDVTKKSCFFFGRETEGLSEEVLQSADCFLKIPMFGFTESLNISVSAAIILQHVTTKLRQTNINWQLSETEIHEKKLDWIAKTIKSYDEIVERFYKQM; this is encoded by the coding sequence ATGATTGACATAAAATTAGTAGAGTATTTAGAAAGCTATTTAACCGAAAATAGAAGAACCCGTTTTAACAAGGTATTGTCTCAACGTACCAAACATTTCACGGTTGCTACAGAAGATGTATATCAACTACATAATACTAGTGCGGTTATAAGAAGTTGTGATGTATTTGGAATACAGGAGGTTAATATTGTTGAAGAGCAAAATACTAAACGAATTGATAGAGAAATTGCCATGGGCGCTCAAAAATGGGTAGATTTAAACAGATATCATTCGGTTAAAGATTGTATAACAGATTTAAAAAAAGAAGGGTATCAAATAGTAGCAACTACACCGCATACAAACGATTGTGAATTGCATGATTTTGATGTTACTAAAAAATCTTGTTTTTTCTTTGGAAGAGAAACCGAAGGTTTATCTGAAGAAGTTTTACAATCTGCAGACTGCTTTTTAAAAATACCTATGTTTGGTTTTACAGAGAGTTTAAATATATCGGTTTCAGCAGCTATTATATTGCAACATGTAACAACCAAGTTAAGACAAACTAATATAAATTGGCAACTTAGTGAAACCGAAATACATGAAAAAAAGCTAGACTGGATTGCTAAAACAATTAAAAGTTATGATGAAATTGTTGAGCGGTTTTATAAGCAAATGTAA
- a CDS encoding type II toxin-antitoxin system RelE/ParE family toxin, whose product MAKYKLTNEAKNDLIRIHHYGVKKFGMTQADKYFETFFEYFDIIAERPFSFESVDYIKKGYRRCVCGVDSIYYKINENIVEIIAIIGRQDFNEKL is encoded by the coding sequence ATGGCTAAATACAAATTGACAAATGAAGCAAAAAACGACTTAATTCGGATTCACCACTACGGAGTTAAAAAATTTGGAATGACTCAAGCGGACAAATATTTCGAAACTTTTTTTGAATATTTTGACATTATTGCAGAACGTCCTTTTTCATTCGAATCAGTGGATTATATTAAAAAAGGATATAGACGTTGTGTATGTGGAGTTGATAGTATTTACTATAAAATTAATGAAAATATTGTTGAAATAATAGCTATCATCGGAAGACAAGATTTTAATGAAAAACTATAA
- a CDS encoding DEAD/DEAH box helicase, giving the protein MNTFQDLGLQDNLLQAINDLGFTKPSEVQDKAIPILLNSETDLVALAQTGTGKTAAFGFPMLQKIDVNSRTTQGLILSPTRELCLQITNEMKLYGKYCKGLNVVAIYGGASITEQAREVKRGAQIIVATPGRMKDMISRRLVDISKIEYSVLDEADEMLNMGFYEDITSILSHTPDDKNTWLFSATMPKEVATIAKKFMYNPQEITVGHKNEGSKNVSHEYYMVNSRDRYQALKRLADANPDIFSVVFCRTKRDTQKVAEKLIEDGYNAGALHGDLSQNQRDLVMKSFRNKQIQMLVATDVAARGIDVDDITHVINYQLPDEIETYTHRSGRTGRAGKTGVSMVIISKSEVRKIKSIERIIKKEFVKKDIPDGAVICEIQLMSLANKIHNTQVNHEIDKHLESINELFEDTSKEELIKKFFSVEFTRFYNYYKKAQDLNVSASGREASDSTSTRYFINVGRKDGFDWMSLKDFLKEVLELGKDDVFKVEVKDSFSFFNTENEQQQKVLDFFTDFKHNGRFVNVEISENRSRSRKRDGRRSGGRRDDKRNGSKRNDSRRSSDKKSKRSNSGNFAASRPRRSRR; this is encoded by the coding sequence ATGAACACATTCCAAGATTTAGGTTTGCAAGACAACCTACTACAAGCTATTAACGATTTAGGTTTTACAAAACCTAGTGAAGTACAAGACAAAGCCATACCAATTTTATTAAATTCTGAAACCGATTTGGTTGCATTAGCACAAACAGGTACTGGAAAAACAGCAGCATTTGGTTTCCCTATGTTGCAAAAAATTGATGTTAATAGCCGCACTACGCAGGGTTTAATTTTATCGCCTACCAGAGAGCTTTGTTTACAAATAACCAATGAAATGAAACTTTATGGTAAATACTGTAAAGGACTAAATGTAGTGGCTATTTATGGTGGCGCAAGCATTACAGAACAGGCTAGAGAGGTAAAACGAGGCGCACAAATAATTGTAGCTACGCCAGGGCGTATGAAAGATATGATTAGTAGACGTTTGGTTGATATTTCTAAAATAGAATACAGCGTTTTAGATGAAGCCGATGAAATGCTAAACATGGGCTTTTATGAAGATATTACCAGTATTTTATCTCACACTCCAGATGATAAAAACACTTGGTTATTTTCTGCTACAATGCCCAAAGAGGTAGCTACTATTGCCAAAAAATTTATGTACAACCCACAAGAAATTACTGTGGGACATAAAAATGAAGGCAGTAAAAACGTATCGCATGAGTATTACATGGTAAACTCTAGAGACCGCTATCAGGCTCTAAAACGTTTAGCCGATGCTAATCCAGATATTTTCTCGGTAGTTTTTTGTAGAACCAAGCGAGACACCCAAAAAGTAGCCGAAAAGTTAATAGAAGATGGCTACAACGCTGGTGCTTTACACGGCGATTTAAGTCAGAACCAACGCGATTTGGTAATGAAATCGTTTAGAAATAAACAAATTCAAATGCTAGTTGCTACCGATGTTGCTGCGCGCGGTATTGATGTAGATGATATAACTCACGTAATAAACTACCAATTACCTGATGAAATTGAAACCTACACACACCGTTCTGGTAGAACAGGACGCGCCGGAAAAACCGGAGTTTCTATGGTAATTATTTCTAAAAGTGAGGTTAGAAAAATTAAAAGTATTGAACGTATTATTAAAAAGGAATTTGTAAAAAAAGATATTCCTGATGGTGCTGTAATTTGCGAAATACAATTAATGTCTCTTGCAAATAAAATTCATAATACACAGGTTAATCATGAAATTGATAAACACTTAGAAAGTATTAATGAATTATTTGAAGACACTAGTAAAGAAGAGTTAATAAAGAAATTTTTCTCTGTTGAGTTTACCCGTTTTTACAATTACTACAAAAAAGCTCAAGACCTTAATGTTTCTGCTAGTGGCAGAGAAGCAAGTGATTCAACCTCTACCCGCTACTTTATAAACGTTGGTAGAAAAGATGGCTTTGACTGGATGAGCTTAAAAGACTTTTTAAAAGAAGTTTTAGAGCTAGGAAAAGATGATGTATTTAAAGTAGAAGTTAAAGACAGTTTTTCATTTTTTAATACCGAAAATGAGCAACAACAAAAAGTTTTAGACTTTTTTACCGACTTTAAACACAACGGGCGCTTTGTAAATGTTGAAATCTCTGAAAACAGAAGCCGTAGTAGAAAACGTGATGGAAGAAGAAGCGGAGGAAGACGTGACGACAAACGTAATGGTTCTAAACGAAATGACTCTAGGCGTTCTTCTGATAAAAAATCTAAACGCTCTAACTCTGGAAACTTTGCCGCATCAAGACCCAGACGCTCTAGACGCTAA